One window of the Sphaerochaeta associata genome contains the following:
- a CDS encoding InlB B-repeat-containing protein produces MNIIGANKVGSLPTSPQKTGASFGGWYTQTNGGGTEFNASTPVTGDITVYAKWKHTVTFDDQDADTTVEPVSRTVLYTTGTDIVGSLPTPPVKRGDTFGGWYTEVKGGGTEFNASTPLAGDITVYAKWIPDYVPGDTGPAGGIVFYDKGKYRDGWRFMEAAPSDVTSEFNPTWEYQHIFGLYRTEADGVNLAVGTGTAIGTGKANTEALVNAMGTTAYYVGDDSTENTEYYAARTCSLYEYGEYEDWFLPSKDELNAMYENLYDIEVPIGNFTDTYYWSSSEYPNAPGYGNSPFYVCIQYFLNGSSLMNPRQQSMYRVRPARVF; encoded by the coding sequence TTGAACATCATAGGCGCCAATAAGGTCGGGTCATTGCCGACGTCTCCCCAGAAGACAGGCGCCTCCTTCGGCGGTTGGTACACGCAGACCAACGGAGGGGGGACTGAGTTCAATGCATCCACTCCCGTGACCGGTGATATCACCGTATATGCGAAATGGAAACATACGGTTACGTTCGATGACCAGGATGCAGACACCACTGTCGAACCTGTGTCCAGAACGGTGTTGTACACTACAGGGACTGATATCGTAGGGTCATTGCCGACACCACCGGTGAAGAGAGGTGATACGTTCGGTGGATGGTACACCGAAGTCAAAGGTGGTGGGACTGAATTCAATGCCTCTACACCGTTGGCGGGCGACATTACCGTCTATGCAAAATGGATACCTGATTATGTTCCTGGAGATACCGGTCCTGCCGGTGGGATAGTGTTCTATGACAAGGGAAAGTATCGTGATGGATGGAGGTTCATGGAGGCCGCTCCTTCTGATGTTACATCGGAATTCAACCCAACATGGGAATATCAACACATTTTCGGGCTCTACCGAACAGAAGCCGATGGAGTCAACCTTGCAGTGGGGACGGGGACTGCGATAGGAACCGGCAAGGCAAACACAGAAGCGTTGGTCAATGCAATGGGAACCACAGCCTATTATGTAGGTGATGATTCTACTGAAAATACAGAGTATTACGCAGCAAGGACCTGTAGCCTATATGAGTATGGAGAATATGAAGATTGGTTCCTGCCAAGCAAAGATGAATTGAATGCCATGTACGAGAATCTCTACGATATTGAGGTGCCTATTGGTAATTTTACCGATACCTATTATTGGAGTTCCTCAGAATATCCAAACGCTCCAGGGTATGGTAACTCTCCATTCTATGTTTGCATTCAATATTTCCTGAATGGAAGTTCATTGATGAACCCTCGGCAACAAAGCATGTACAGGGTTAGGCCTGCTCGAGTTTTCTGA
- a CDS encoding GntR family transcriptional regulator: protein MQFNTLSPIYLQIAEYIHDLILNRVWEDGQRIPSVRDMAMELEVNPNTVIRTYAMLQEEGTLENQRGIGYFTAKDARALVLKQRRERFIKRELPQLFSTMETLGITLEDLQHYAHNEEIHHEVQAKEE from the coding sequence ATGCAGTTTAATACACTCTCTCCCATCTATCTGCAAATAGCCGAGTACATCCATGACCTCATCCTCAATCGAGTGTGGGAGGATGGACAGCGAATCCCCTCGGTACGCGATATGGCCATGGAGTTGGAGGTGAATCCCAATACGGTGATCAGGACGTATGCCATGCTGCAGGAGGAAGGTACCCTGGAGAATCAGCGGGGTATCGGATACTTCACCGCAAAGGATGCACGGGCTCTGGTGCTCAAGCAGCGCCGCGAGAGGTTCATCAAGCGTGAGTTGCCGCAACTGTTCTCCACCATGGAGACGCTGGGCATTACGTTGGAGGATTTACAGCACTATGCACACAATGAGGAGATACACCATGAAGTCCAAGCTAAAGAAGAGTAA
- a CDS encoding lactonase family protein, with protein MHTLIAGSRVSSDTQGIMFCSFDEQTGFIQYLTGFGGVEQPTFQCFDGERHILYTVSETENDGHVYGFRVSPSLTCEQMFCVRSLGGSPCHLALNPSGDSLAVANYATGTFTCLRFNECNYTENFAGKGTHPVRQERSHIHSSLWTDEGSSVLVADLGLDRIIWYKDCFTLKQYIQVPPGTGPRHMAISTDKTMLFVAGELSSEVLVIQLGPEPSVVQTISTLPPDFTDENTAADIHLSPDGRFLYCSNRGHDSIAMYAADQASGFLTLLGHCKVESEPRNFCIDPSGAYLLCGNASGNSITVHAIDQQTGILSSAVQRFELQAPVCLTFIT; from the coding sequence ATGCATACACTGATAGCAGGAAGCAGGGTTTCATCGGATACACAGGGAATAATGTTCTGCTCCTTTGACGAACAGACGGGATTTATTCAGTACCTCACTGGCTTTGGCGGAGTTGAACAACCCACCTTCCAATGCTTTGATGGTGAGAGACATATACTCTATACAGTCAGCGAAACGGAAAACGACGGTCATGTGTACGGCTTTCGCGTCTCCCCTTCGTTGACCTGTGAGCAGATGTTTTGTGTTCGCAGCCTTGGAGGCTCTCCCTGCCACCTAGCTCTCAATCCTTCCGGCGATAGCTTGGCCGTTGCAAACTATGCCACCGGGACCTTCACCTGTCTTCGTTTTAATGAATGCAACTACACAGAAAACTTTGCGGGAAAGGGAACTCACCCTGTACGCCAGGAGAGAAGCCACATCCACAGCAGCCTGTGGACGGATGAAGGTTCATCAGTCTTGGTCGCCGACTTGGGACTCGACAGGATAATCTGGTATAAGGACTGCTTCACGTTAAAACAGTATATCCAAGTACCACCGGGAACCGGACCACGGCATATGGCCATCTCAACGGACAAAACCATGCTCTTTGTTGCGGGAGAACTTTCAAGCGAAGTGCTGGTGATCCAGCTAGGACCTGAACCTAGCGTGGTGCAAACGATCAGCACCCTACCCCCTGATTTTACAGATGAGAACACTGCAGCAGACATCCACCTCTCGCCTGACGGGCGCTTCTTGTACTGCTCCAACCGTGGCCATGACAGCATTGCTATGTATGCTGCTGACCAAGCATCGGGGTTTCTTACCCTGCTCGGCCATTGCAAAGTGGAGTCTGAACCGAGGAACTTTTGCATCGATCCATCAGGTGCCTATCTCTTGTGCGGCAATGCTTCGGGCAACTCGATAACGGTGCATGCAATTGACCAGCAAACGGGAATTCTCTCTTCAGCTGTTCAACGGTTTGAACTGCAGGCTCCGGTGTGTTTGACCTTCATTACGTAG
- a CDS encoding PLD nuclease N-terminal domain-containing protein, whose protein sequence is MSEEILLLSAPLVVLELILKLVCLRDWMHRDRFNGLSKTAWLLIFLFVNLFGPIAYLVYGRKHHGND, encoded by the coding sequence ATGAGTGAAGAGATACTACTGCTGTCGGCACCGCTGGTGGTCCTTGAACTGATCCTCAAGCTGGTATGCCTACGGGATTGGATGCACCGGGACCGCTTCAACGGACTATCCAAGACCGCTTGGTTGCTGATCTTCCTGTTTGTGAACCTGTTCGGCCCGATCGCCTATCTGGTATATGGGAGAAAGCACCATGGCAATGATTGA
- a CDS encoding ABC transporter permease → MHNNLSILLWKELTEAFRSYRVLIWVMVCAFFGILSPLSAYYMPDILAMIGSTQNMVLTLTEVTYRDAVDQYVKNFTQIGSIVMIFLAMGCVAGEKSDGSLQFLMVRPITCRSILFSKMLALMVMELLGIGVAAMLCNLYGRYLFPAFPSALFMQSNLLLLLFLLVVIVMTTSLSAMVSRPVAAGLAALGLWLVFSMLGSLGGTGWYSFTTLGSEMIHVVEGFAISYKPFGSAILVMIGSVIGGLCALRCWEPSH, encoded by the coding sequence ATGCATAACAACCTGAGCATATTGCTATGGAAGGAACTTACCGAGGCCTTTCGATCCTATCGAGTTCTCATATGGGTGATGGTCTGCGCCTTCTTCGGTATACTCTCCCCGCTCTCTGCCTACTACATGCCCGACATTTTGGCCATGATCGGCTCGACACAGAATATGGTACTTACGCTGACAGAAGTCACCTATCGGGATGCTGTGGACCAATATGTAAAGAACTTTACGCAGATTGGTTCGATCGTCATGATATTTCTTGCCATGGGTTGTGTTGCAGGAGAGAAAAGCGACGGTTCCTTGCAGTTTTTGATGGTACGACCGATAACCTGCCGATCGATTCTCTTCTCAAAGATGCTTGCACTCATGGTCATGGAACTCCTAGGCATAGGGGTTGCAGCGATGCTCTGCAACCTCTATGGCAGGTACCTTTTTCCAGCATTCCCATCAGCGCTGTTCATGCAATCGAATCTGCTACTTCTGCTGTTTCTCCTGGTCGTCATAGTCATGACCACAAGTCTCTCTGCAATGGTCTCTCGACCGGTTGCAGCAGGACTTGCTGCCCTGGGCCTTTGGTTGGTGTTCAGTATGCTGGGATCACTTGGCGGCACAGGATGGTACTCCTTCACCACATTGGGTTCGGAGATGATCCATGTGGTGGAAGGTTTTGCGATATCATACAAGCCGTTCGGATCGGCGATACTGGTGATGATCGGGAGTGTCATCGGAGGGCTGTGTGCACTCAGATGTTGGGAACCCTCCCATTGA
- a CDS encoding helix-turn-helix transcriptional regulator — translation MELIAFWLNIAGFSLLFSTFFLTYVSRKSNRHIMFDQYLWYIALTWIWYLFQFIGFVYQTMLERNNQTILLVITIVRYVFTILMFHRIPLFLDSIITGQITEFSAKASKVIGLATFLLVIFLVMIGSPAVGPYVSAALNALVGTGFLYTLMQIKGQKTFSATRMRSFLVISSIAYLLFSLYTIIFSIANTRHQPAFDATVTALYIIAWCINDAMVYLREFSSLGTRYSNPIDTFQKQYKLSEREQQIVRLLVDGKSYKEIAYELSLSPRTVETHVYRIFKKCSVSTKLELINKMYPLRTTT, via the coding sequence GTGGAACTTATAGCATTCTGGTTGAATATTGCAGGATTTTCGTTGTTGTTCAGTACCTTTTTCTTGACCTACGTATCTCGCAAGTCAAATCGTCACATCATGTTCGACCAATACCTGTGGTACATCGCCCTCACGTGGATTTGGTATCTCTTCCAATTCATCGGCTTCGTCTACCAAACCATGCTCGAGCGCAACAACCAAACCATCCTGCTGGTGATCACCATCGTCAGGTACGTATTCACCATCCTGATGTTCCATAGAATACCACTGTTTCTCGACTCCATCATCACAGGACAAATAACCGAATTTTCAGCAAAAGCGTCGAAAGTCATCGGGTTGGCAACCTTCTTGCTTGTCATTTTTTTGGTAATGATCGGCTCTCCTGCAGTCGGTCCCTACGTGAGTGCAGCACTCAACGCCCTGGTGGGTACCGGCTTTCTGTACACCCTCATGCAAATCAAAGGGCAAAAGACGTTCAGTGCCACACGGATGCGTTCATTTCTCGTCATCTCCAGCATTGCCTACCTGCTCTTCAGCCTCTATACCATCATATTCAGCATTGCGAATACCCGGCACCAGCCTGCATTCGATGCAACTGTGACTGCCTTGTACATCATCGCCTGGTGCATCAACGATGCAATGGTGTACCTAAGGGAATTCTCCTCTTTAGGAACAAGGTATTCAAACCCGATCGACACCTTCCAAAAGCAGTACAAGCTCTCCGAGAGGGAACAACAAATTGTGCGGTTGCTCGTGGATGGCAAGTCATATAAAGAGATTGCCTATGAGCTGTCCCTCTCCCCGAGAACCGTTGAAACCCATGTGTATCGCATATTCAAGAAATGCTCGGTTAGCACCAAACTGGAGCTCATCAATAAAATGTACCCCTTACGTACAACTACGTAA
- a CDS encoding serine hydrolase domain-containing protein, which produces MNCTSMHTIHRTWLFIMTTVVLCLVIALFSGSLLFHQTIKKNATLVDFEDYLRQFIPHLMEKFSIPGCSISLVLNGEMAYSGAFGYADMESRRLLLPDTPMSVQSITKSVTAWGVLALVQEGLLDLDVPVTEYLRTWDFPKTRYSVENVTAGTLLNHSAAMPLGDFNDVYAPGEAMPSLRQTLTEQAGMKGEPGEFSYSNVGYHVLELLIEEITAKQFSAYMHEKVLAPLGMHASFFEIPDSMKGCVPTGYDLQGRPVPVYLYPEKSSGGLFATAEDIARFAAASMKENPVLTAQQVRRLYKPEHTDIGVYSLVFDAYGLGHYLERLPNGMLSASHGGQGRGIMTHVQMVPETGDAIVILTNSQRSWPFIAHVLTQWARWRDFGTVGMTHILWAHYVMSGFIALLFSASMLLVLCAVLSPREEKRKGMGTAKALAALILIGIVLWCKAQPYLLVSSVFPVLSKWLGWAVLCVSMSLLVSALLPIFTDRKLCSYP; this is translated from the coding sequence ATGAATTGCACGAGTATGCATACGATTCACCGCACATGGTTGTTCATCATGACAACTGTAGTGCTTTGTCTTGTGATAGCCCTGTTCTCGGGCAGTCTTCTATTCCATCAGACAATCAAGAAAAACGCCACTCTGGTGGATTTCGAGGACTATCTACGTCAATTCATACCGCATCTGATGGAAAAATTTTCCATTCCTGGATGCAGCATATCGCTCGTTCTGAATGGTGAAATGGCATACAGCGGGGCCTTTGGATACGCGGACATGGAAAGCCGGAGGCTGCTTTTACCAGACACACCCATGAGTGTTCAATCGATCACCAAATCGGTGACCGCCTGGGGCGTCCTTGCGCTTGTCCAGGAAGGGCTTCTTGATCTTGATGTTCCGGTAACCGAGTATTTGAGAACCTGGGACTTTCCCAAAACCCGATATTCTGTGGAAAACGTGACGGCCGGAACCTTATTGAACCATAGCGCAGCCATGCCCCTGGGTGACTTCAACGACGTGTACGCCCCCGGTGAAGCAATGCCTTCGCTCAGACAGACACTTACAGAGCAAGCAGGTATGAAGGGTGAGCCCGGGGAATTCTCGTACTCGAATGTAGGCTATCATGTCCTTGAGCTTCTGATCGAAGAAATCACAGCAAAGCAATTCTCTGCGTATATGCATGAGAAGGTGCTCGCCCCGCTTGGCATGCACGCATCGTTCTTTGAAATACCGGATTCCATGAAAGGATGTGTCCCTACCGGATACGACCTGCAGGGCCGGCCTGTTCCGGTCTACCTGTATCCTGAAAAATCGTCGGGTGGGTTGTTTGCAACAGCCGAAGATATTGCACGATTCGCAGCAGCCTCAATGAAGGAAAACCCCGTACTTACGGCACAGCAGGTGCGTAGGCTGTACAAACCTGAGCACACCGACATCGGTGTGTACTCCCTGGTTTTCGATGCCTACGGGCTTGGTCACTATCTCGAGCGGCTGCCCAACGGAATGCTCTCGGCCTCCCACGGCGGGCAGGGAAGGGGAATTATGACGCATGTGCAGATGGTGCCGGAAACCGGCGATGCAATCGTAATCCTGACAAACAGCCAAAGAAGTTGGCCGTTTATCGCACACGTGCTCACACAATGGGCCCGATGGAGGGATTTCGGCACTGTGGGCATGACGCACATCCTATGGGCGCACTATGTAATGAGCGGCTTCATTGCACTGCTCTTTAGTGCAAGCATGCTGCTCGTATTATGCGCTGTGCTGTCGCCGAGAGAAGAGAAACGGAAAGGCATGGGTACTGCAAAGGCCCTTGCCGCCCTGATTCTCATCGGAATCGTTCTCTGGTGCAAGGCCCAACCGTACCTTCTTGTGAGCTCGGTGTTTCCCGTCCTTTCAAAGTGGCTTGGATGGGCTGTTTTGTGCGTATCGATGTCTCTGTTGGTATCGGCACTGCTGCCCATTTTTACAGATCGAAAACTATGTAGTTATCCATGA
- a CDS encoding GNAT family N-acetyltransferase: protein MVLQTERLLLRPWQESDAESLYAYAKDSDIGPIAGWPAHTSVEESRSVITHVFSAPEAYAVCLKGDGKPIGAIELKLNGHTDMTDRDDECELGYWLGKPFWGHGIIPEAVRELIRHGFEDLNMRAIWCGYYEGNGKSKRVQEKCGFTYFRTTEGLDVPLMGEKRTGHTSVLTREAWLKQAITPVV, encoded by the coding sequence ATGGTGCTGCAAACAGAACGGTTGCTGCTTCGTCCATGGCAGGAGAGCGATGCAGAGAGCTTGTATGCCTATGCCAAGGATAGTGATATCGGCCCGATTGCCGGCTGGCCTGCGCATACAAGCGTCGAAGAAAGCAGAAGTGTCATTACGCATGTCTTCTCTGCACCTGAGGCATATGCCGTGTGTTTGAAGGGCGATGGAAAGCCGATCGGGGCAATTGAACTGAAATTGAATGGTCATACCGATATGACGGACAGAGACGATGAGTGCGAGCTTGGGTACTGGCTTGGCAAGCCTTTCTGGGGTCACGGTATTATACCGGAAGCTGTCAGGGAGTTGATCCGTCATGGTTTCGAGGACCTGAACATGAGAGCCATCTGGTGCGGCTATTATGAGGGCAACGGTAAATCAAAGCGTGTCCAGGAGAAATGTGGTTTTACGTATTTCAGGACAACCGAGGGTCTTGATGTGCCGTTGATGGGAGAAAAGCGTACAGGTCATACGAGTGTATTGACCAGGGAAGCTTGGTTGAAACAGGCAATCACCCCTGTTGTGTAA
- a CDS encoding ATP-dependent helicase, giving the protein MELNQQQRDAVAYAGPKRNILVNAGAGTGKTRTIIARAAQQVMQGTQADRILIVTFTNRAAQELRHRLAHEVGTSGEAVQMGTFHAFCLKVMSQLPKSFDISGLNIIDADDQDNLMSIVRKSLIKHLEGPKRGFPSSDHLLSLYSYSRNTLQHTEDYLHEQTDLDDQQIELILQMFSLYQKRKEERGYLDYDDLLIKFDEALTKKPPLRHAVCSLFDEVLVDEMQDTNPIQFNILKHFCAEKVRLFCVGDPAQSIYRFRGAEFSHMMEFERIFGDSIAFALSLNYRSYQEILDVSNWLLSCSSYSYRNNLVANRGRNGNLVRLEDFENQSDECSWIADQVVGYQEQKIPLSDIMVLYRSSYEAKTLEAELIRRKIPYRFIGGLVLTKSAHVRDVFALLRLVRNSTDDLAWMRYLQLFPRIGEITAERIVGNLQDANSVVQALQGAVGEGHPSVEALSAAMKAGPNPQKCIKAVIQQLSPLLAERYDHWKQRKQDLELLEKVARTYTSLGQFIDDFTLEPMHGTQLSNKSNDDALTLITVHSAKGTEAPICFVASAVPAQYPHSRSLGNLEAEEEERRVLYVALTRAKNELIITRYAKARNAMWVDSSPAVGQAYFLESVPPDLVQTNLHGYTNRGISSLSSLRDVY; this is encoded by the coding sequence ATGGAGCTCAATCAACAACAACGTGATGCAGTTGCGTATGCAGGACCGAAACGCAATATATTGGTGAATGCCGGGGCGGGTACTGGTAAAACCCGCACAATTATTGCACGAGCGGCCCAGCAAGTCATGCAAGGGACGCAGGCTGACAGAATCCTTATCGTTACCTTCACCAATCGTGCAGCCCAGGAACTTCGTCATAGGTTGGCACATGAGGTAGGGACTTCTGGAGAAGCGGTGCAGATGGGTACCTTTCATGCCTTCTGCCTGAAGGTTATGAGTCAGCTACCCAAGAGTTTTGATATCAGCGGGCTGAATATCATCGATGCAGACGACCAGGACAACCTGATGAGCATCGTACGTAAATCCCTCATCAAGCACCTGGAAGGTCCGAAAAGAGGCTTTCCCAGCTCCGACCATCTACTGTCCCTGTACTCTTACAGCCGTAATACACTGCAACATACAGAAGACTATCTTCACGAACAAACAGACTTGGATGATCAGCAGATAGAGCTAATCCTGCAGATGTTCAGCCTGTACCAGAAGAGGAAAGAGGAGCGCGGGTATTTGGACTATGATGATCTGCTCATCAAGTTCGATGAGGCACTGACAAAAAAGCCTCCCCTGCGGCATGCAGTGTGTTCGCTGTTCGATGAGGTGCTGGTTGATGAGATGCAGGATACCAATCCGATCCAGTTCAACATTCTCAAGCACTTTTGTGCTGAGAAGGTGAGGCTGTTTTGTGTAGGCGACCCTGCACAGTCCATCTATCGGTTCCGGGGAGCAGAGTTCTCCCATATGATGGAGTTCGAACGAATATTCGGCGACAGTATTGCATTTGCGCTTTCTCTGAATTATCGCAGTTACCAGGAAATTCTGGATGTATCCAACTGGCTCCTTTCGTGTTCATCTTATTCCTACCGTAACAATCTTGTGGCGAACAGGGGCAGGAACGGGAACTTGGTGCGTCTTGAGGACTTTGAGAACCAAAGCGATGAGTGTTCCTGGATCGCCGACCAGGTCGTAGGCTATCAGGAGCAGAAGATTCCGCTCTCCGATATTATGGTTCTCTATCGTTCGAGCTACGAGGCCAAGACGCTGGAGGCCGAGCTTATCAGGCGCAAGATCCCCTACCGGTTCATCGGTGGGTTGGTGCTTACCAAGTCCGCCCATGTCCGGGATGTGTTTGCCCTGTTGCGCTTGGTACGAAACAGCACCGACGACCTTGCTTGGATGCGGTATCTGCAGTTGTTTCCCCGAATCGGGGAGATTACCGCCGAGCGTATCGTCGGCAATCTGCAAGATGCCAATTCAGTCGTGCAAGCGCTTCAGGGTGCGGTAGGAGAGGGCCATCCAAGTGTAGAGGCTCTCTCTGCAGCGATGAAAGCAGGACCCAATCCTCAGAAGTGCATCAAGGCGGTAATTCAGCAACTGAGTCCCCTGTTGGCAGAACGGTACGACCACTGGAAGCAGAGAAAGCAGGATTTGGAACTGCTGGAGAAAGTGGCTCGTACGTATACCTCCCTCGGCCAGTTCATTGATGATTTCACCCTTGAGCCGATGCATGGCACGCAGTTGAGCAATAAGAGCAATGACGACGCTCTCACCCTTATCACCGTCCATAGCGCCAAGGGAACCGAGGCTCCCATTTGTTTTGTTGCTTCCGCAGTTCCTGCTCAGTATCCACATTCCCGTTCCCTGGGTAATCTGGAGGCGGAGGAGGAAGAGCGCAGGGTGCTCTATGTAGCCCTCACCAGGGCAAAGAATGAGTTGATCATCACCCGCTATGCAAAAGCCAGGAACGCCATGTGGGTGGACTCTTCTCCTGCCGTAGGACAAGCCTATTTTCTCGAGTCAGTGCCCCCCGACTTGGTACAAACAAACCTGCATGGCTATACCAATAGGGGAATCAGCTCATTGAGCAGCTTGAGGGATGTATATTAG
- a CDS encoding ABC transporter ATP-binding protein — MAMIELDSISKRYRTVQALKNVSLSVREGSVFGFLGPNGAGKTTLIRILARLIEPTSGSFSIDGKAMHHTKRLVGYLAQQPTFYPWMSARELLRFSGTLYGMSFSEIEKRIDELLPLCGIQMAADRRIGEYSGGMVQRLGIAQAILHRPKVVLLDEPASALDPIGRRDVLTLIGRLREETTVFMSSHILEDIQRVCDEVAIIADGSIVLQQNIQALLGCHARPLMRLQFKDSFTASTCKALLADLSVENSIEEATCIVISETDYHAKHAKIMRMLSDHGLQLLGLYKQNATLEDVFMHHIKERNHA, encoded by the coding sequence ATGGCAATGATTGAACTCGATTCCATCAGCAAACGGTATCGAACAGTCCAAGCCTTGAAAAACGTATCCCTTTCTGTACGAGAAGGGAGCGTCTTTGGATTCCTCGGACCCAATGGTGCAGGCAAGACCACGCTGATCAGAATCCTGGCCCGGCTCATTGAACCGACATCGGGAAGTTTCAGCATCGACGGAAAGGCAATGCACCATACAAAACGGCTTGTCGGATATTTGGCCCAACAGCCCACATTCTATCCTTGGATGAGTGCAAGGGAATTGCTCAGGTTCTCCGGTACGCTGTATGGAATGTCTTTTTCCGAAATTGAGAAGCGAATCGATGAGCTGTTGCCATTATGCGGAATCCAGATGGCGGCAGACAGGAGAATCGGTGAGTACTCTGGGGGAATGGTGCAGCGCCTGGGCATCGCCCAGGCGATACTGCACAGACCAAAAGTCGTACTGCTCGATGAACCGGCATCGGCCCTCGATCCGATCGGGAGAAGGGATGTGCTGACTCTTATCGGCCGCCTGCGAGAAGAGACAACGGTGTTCATGTCCAGCCACATCCTCGAGGACATCCAGCGGGTGTGTGACGAAGTGGCGATCATCGCAGACGGCTCGATTGTCCTGCAACAGAACATACAAGCACTGCTCGGCTGTCATGCACGACCCTTGATGCGTCTTCAGTTCAAAGATTCCTTTACTGCTTCAACCTGTAAGGCATTGCTGGCCGATCTCTCGGTAGAGAACTCCATCGAAGAGGCGACATGCATTGTCATAAGCGAAACCGACTATCACGCCAAGCATGCAAAGATCATGCGGATGCTGAGTGACCATGGCCTGCAGTTACTGGGCCTCTACAAGCAAAACGCCACACTCGAAGATGTCTTCATGCATCACATCAAGGAGCGAAATCATGCATAA
- a CDS encoding ATP-binding cassette domain-containing protein, with amino-acid sequence MASQEVSVHETLETAGDVVVRMTGISFAYQSKKLFSNLNLEIKRGNIYGLLGKNGAGKTTLLKLLSGQLFVQDGMVEVFGQNPQKRSPSLLQEIFYLPEEFPLPKMKANEYLAMLSPFYPRFDHTMFGVYCKDFDVDLNQRLDQMSLGQKKKVLLSFGLASNTALLILDEPTNGLDIPSKRQFRQTVASAMTENRTFIISTHQVRDMENLIDPIIILHDGSVIFNDAVASVSDKYVLNLTTSEPDREKTLYTEKVLGGWMVLSERTDESEGQPLDLETLFNVVIQTSKGTMGGVR; translated from the coding sequence ATGGCAAGCCAGGAAGTATCAGTACATGAAACGCTTGAGACAGCAGGGGACGTGGTCGTTCGGATGACGGGCATCTCGTTTGCCTATCAGAGCAAGAAGTTGTTTTCCAACTTGAATCTGGAGATCAAGAGAGGAAACATCTATGGATTATTAGGGAAGAACGGGGCGGGCAAGACCACCTTGCTAAAACTGCTCAGCGGACAGTTGTTTGTTCAAGATGGAATGGTGGAAGTCTTTGGACAAAATCCGCAAAAGCGTTCCCCCTCCTTGTTGCAGGAGATTTTCTATCTGCCTGAGGAGTTTCCGCTACCGAAGATGAAAGCGAATGAGTATCTGGCGATGCTCAGTCCGTTCTATCCCCGCTTCGACCACACCATGTTTGGTGTGTACTGCAAGGACTTCGATGTTGATTTGAATCAGCGGCTCGATCAGATGTCGCTTGGACAGAAGAAGAAGGTATTGCTATCCTTCGGTCTTGCATCGAACACCGCCCTGCTTATCCTTGATGAGCCGACAAACGGCTTGGATATTCCTTCCAAGCGGCAGTTCAGACAGACGGTTGCATCGGCGATGACCGAGAACAGGACGTTCATCATCTCAACACACCAGGTGCGTGATATGGAGAACCTCATCGATCCGATCATCATCCTGCATGACGGTTCGGTTATTTTCAACGATGCGGTAGCCAGTGTATCGGACAAATACGTGCTCAACCTTACCACCAGCGAACCCGACAGGGAGAAAACGCTGTATACGGAGAAAGTACTTGGCGGCTGGATGGTGCTCAGTGAGCGCACCGACGAGAGCGAAGGACAGCCTTTGGATTTGGAAACCTTGTTCAATGTGGTGATCCAGACTTCGAAGGGAACGATGGGAGGTGTACGATGA